One genomic segment of Panicum virgatum strain AP13 chromosome 2N, P.virgatum_v5, whole genome shotgun sequence includes these proteins:
- the LOC120662899 gene encoding subtilisin-like protease SBT1.7 encodes MHAFTSTSMRGASTMASIPASPLCCLSLLLLLAQASATVRPPSSPSSGHHGREPRQPCNAYIVHTDHLSKPSHFATHGHWYTSMVASLSPATNSSRVFYVYDAAMHGFAAELTDDEARRLSNIPGVAGVHQDRVLHLHTTRSPGFLGLDKDFGIWPDTDFGDGVIIGFVDSGIWPESASFDDTGLGPVRTSWKGRCVDGERFNASMCNNKLVGARFFTTGTSLATGDFLSPRDMAGHGTHVASTAAGSEVPDAGLFGFARGTARGVAPRARVAMYKACVLHDCSTASIVAAIDAAVKDGVDILSLSVGGLDDPVFYKDPMSIALFGAVRAGVFVACSAGNFGPWESTLSNVAPWITTVGAATVDRVFPVSITLGSGQVLTGQSLYAHTTNPTDMIRLLPSNCSNDLEPDRIRGKIVMCARDFGVYPSYGVAVKKAGGSGLVSISPLDWHMDALMVQPFTLPAVAVSAREADRLSAYIDSVPDPVASFCFTGRTATGENRAPVVTSFSSRGPNHIVREILKPDVIAPGANILAAWPGESPLTQSRSDARRSSFNIVSGTSMACPHVAGVAALLKHKHRDWTPAAIRSALMTTAATLDSRGRGIADNSRTSSGVATPMAAGAGHVRPQMALDPGLVYDAVEQDYTDFLCTLNYTAAQIRMFVPRFAGCTRTLPGGAAGLNYPSFVVDLSDGTGVRVLKRTVTKVSEGPETYTVRVVAPDHVAVTVTPRTLQFEKQKEKKSYKVVFRSKKTAVGSTQFGHIVWENDVHQVRSPVEFRWT; translated from the exons ATGCACGCGTTCACAAGTACTTCGAT GCGTGGTGCATCAACAATGGCGTCCATCCCCGCCAGTCCCTTGTGTTGCTTAAGCTTGTTGCTTCTGCTTGCACAAGCCTCAGCCACCGTCCGACCACCAAGCAGTCCGAGCAGCGGCCACCATGGCCGCGAACCTCGTCAGCCTTGCAACGCCTACATCGTCCACACCGACCACCTCAGCAAGCCATCCCACTTCGCCACCCACGGGCACTGGTACACCTCAATGGTGGCCTCCCTCTCCCCGGCCACCAACTCCAGCCGCGTGTTCTACGTGTACGACGCCGCGATGCACGGCTTCGCGGCCGAGCTCACCGACGACGAGGCCCGGCGCCTGTCCAACATCCCGGGCGTGGCCGGCGTGCACCAAGACAGGGTGCTGCATCTTCACACCACGAGGTCCCCGGGCTTCCTCGGCCTCGACAAGGACTTCGGAATCTGGCCGGACACGGACTTCGGCGACGGCGTCATCATCGGCTTCGTCGACAGCGGCATCTGGCCGGAGAGCGCCAGCTTCGACGACACCGGGCTCGGCCCCGTCCGGACGAGCTGGAAGGGCCGctgcgtcgacggcgagcggttCAACGCCAGCATGTGCAACAACAAGCTAGTCGGCGCCAGGTTCTTCACCACCGGCACGAGCCTGGCGACCGGCGACTTCCTGTCGCCGAGGGACATGGCCGGGCACGGCACGCACGTCGCTTCCACGGCCGCCGGCTCGGAGGTCCCCGACGCCGGCCTCTTCGGGTTTGCGCGCGGGACGGCGAGGGGCGTGGCTCCCAGGGCGAGGGTCGCCATGTACAAGGCGTGCGTCCTCCACGACTGCAGCACCGCGAGCATCGTCGCGGCGATCGACGCCGCGGTGAAGGACGGCGTCGACATCCTGTCCCTGTCCGTCGGAGGCCTGGACGACCCCGTCTTCTACAAAGACCCCATGTCCATCGCCTTGTTCGGCGCCGTGCGGGCGGGCGTCTTCGTCGCCTGCTCCGCCGGCAACTTCGGCCCGTGGGAGTCCACGCTGAGCAACGTGGCGCCGTGGATCACGACGGTCGGCGCCGCCACCGTGGACCGGGTGTTCCCGGTGAGCATCACGCTCGGGAGCGGCCAGGTCCTCACCGGGCAGTCCCTCTACGCCCACACGACCAACCCGACAGACATGATCCGCCTACTGCCCAGCAACTGCTCCAACGACCTCGAGCCCGACAGGATCAGGGGCAAGATCGTCATGTGCGCTCGCGATTTCGGCGTTTACCCGTCGTACGGCGTCGCGGTGAAGAAGGCCGGTGGCAGCGGGCTGGTCTCCATCTCCCCCCTGGATTGGCATATGGACGCGCTCATGGTCCAGCCGTTCACCCTTCCGGCTGTCGCCGTCAGCGCCCGTGAAGCCGACAGGCTCTCGGCGTACATCGACTCGGTGCCTGACCCGGTGGCATCGTTCTGCTTCACCGGCCGCACGGCCACCGGCGAGAATCGCGCGCCGGTGGTGACGTCCTTCTCGTCGCGAGGGCCCAACCACATCGTCCGCGAGATCCTCAAGCCGGACGTGATCGCGCCGGGCGCGAACATCCTCGCCGCCTGGCCCGGCGAGTCGCCCCTGACGCAGAGCAGGAGCGACGCGAGGCGGTCGAGCTTCAACATCGTCTCGGGCACCTCCATGGCGTGCCCGCACGTCGCCGGCGTCGCGGCGCTGCTGAAGCACAAGCACCGCGACTGGACGCCGGCCGCGATCCGGTCGGCGCTCATGACGACCGCGGCGACGCTAGACAGCCGCGGCCGGGGCATCGCGGACAACAGCCGCACCAGCAGCGGCGTCGCGACGCCGATGGCGGCCGGGGCCGGGCACGTCCGGCCGCAGATGGCGCTCGACCCGGGCCTGGTCTACGACGCCGTGGAGCAGGACTACACCGACTTCCTCTGCACGCTGAACTACACCGCCGCGCAGATCAGGATGTTCGTGCCCCGCTTCGCCGGCTGCACGAGGACGCTCCCCGGCGGCGCAGCCGGGCTCAACTACCCGTCGTTCGTCGTGGACCTCAGCGACGGCACCGGCGTGCGCGTGCTGAAGCGTACTGTGACGAAGGTGTCGGAGGGTCCAGAGACCTACACCGTGAGGGTCGTGGCGCCGGACCACGTGGCAGTGACGGTCACGCCACGGACGCTGCAGTTCGAGAagcagaaggagaagaagagctACAAGGTCGTGTTCAGGAGCAAGAAGACCGCGGTCGGGTCGACGCAGTTCGGGCACATCGTGTGGGAGAACGATGTGCATCAAGTGAGGAGCCCTGTTGAGTTCCGCTGGACCTGA
- the LOC120661782 gene encoding subtilisin-like protease SBT1.8: MASITTKLLHHLALFLFLVQLTGPVLASKIKSHAALKPQPPSTYIVHANHLAKPPHFATHEDWYHSMVAANSPRPTNTSRILYTYDTVMQGFAVQLTGDEARRMSGAPGVAGVYEDELFYLHTTRSPGFVGLDPKNGAWNETNFGDGVVIGFIDGGIWPESASFSDSGLGPVRASWKGKCVDADDFNASLCNNKLVGAKAFSAGRAPSKIGGGVPSPRDKDGHGTHVSSTAAGAEVPDAGLHMFSRGTAWGLAPKARIAMYKACDAEGCSGADIVAAVDAAVKDGVDIISMSLGGQPRSFHSDVIAIATFGAERNGIFVVLAGGNAGPGASTVINTAPWMATVGAATVDRLFPANLTLGNGAVLAGQSLYTMQAKGTAMIPLVSSESPGDWTPDTVMGKIVVCMDGATDAHGILLQNAGGAGIVGVDPREWSRDGTTASPFTLPGIVLSYTAGEKLRAYMATEPNPVGSFSFGCETAISKNRAPVVAGFSSRGPSKVVPELLKPDVVAPGVSILAAWSGDASVSGADVVDGRRTNYNIISGTSMACPHVAGIAALIKKKYPSWTPAMIRSALMTTAWTIDNRGRRIRDNGATAGLDDGVRVATPLVAGSGYVHPDLALDPGLVYDAGQRDYVDFLCALNYTAEQLRLFVPDFVRCTRTLAGGPAGLNYPSFVVVFDNRTAIRTLTRTLTKVSEEAETYNVFVKAPKHVKVTVTPTTLVFKEPNERKSYTVDFRNEARGNRKTEWDFGHISWENENHRVRSPVACHWQN; this comes from the coding sequence ATGGCGTCCATCACCACAAAGCTCTTGCACCACCTAGCACTGTTCCTCTTCCTTGTGCAGCTCACCGGCCCAGTTCTCGCCTCAAAGATCAAGAGCCACGCTGCGCTCAAGCCTCAGCCACCGAGCACCTACATCGTCCATGCCAACCACCTCGCCAAGCCGCCCCATTTCGCCACCCACGAGGACTGGTACCATTCCATGGTGGCAGCCAACTCACCTCGCCCCACCAACACCAGCCGCATCTTGTACACCTATGACACCGTGATGCAAGGCTTCGCCGTCCAGCTCACTGGCGACGAGGCCCGGCGCATGTCAGGCGCCCCCGGCGTCGCCGGCGTGTACGAGGACGAGCTGTTCTACCTTCATACCACGAGGTCGCCGGGGTTCGTCGGCCTCGACCCGAAGAACGGCGCCTGGAACGAGACGAACTTCGGCGACGGCGTCGTCATCGGCTTCATCGACGGCGGCATATGGCCCGAGAGCGCGAGCTTCAGTGACAGCGGGCTCGGCCCCGTCCGGGCGAGCTGGAAGGGCAAGTGCGTCGACGCCGACGATTTCAACGCCAGCCTGTGTAACAACAAGCTGGTTGGAGCCAAGGCCTTCAGCGCTGGCAGGGCGCCGAGCaagatcggcggcggcgtcccctcCCCGAGGGACAAGGACGGCCACGGCACGCACGTGTCCTcgacggccgccggcgcggaggtCCCGGACGCCGGCCTCCACATGTTCTCGCGAGGGACCGCGTGGGGCCTGGCGCCCAAGGCGAGGATCGCCATGTACAAGGCGTGCGACGCCGAGGGATGCTCTGGAGCGGACATCGTCGCGGCGGTCGACGCCGCGGTGAAGGACGGCGTGGACATCATTTCCATGTCCCTCGGAGGCCAGCCGCGCTCCTTTCACAGCGACGTCATCGCGATCGCCACCTTTGGCGCTGAGCGCAACGGCATCTTCGTCGTCCTCGCGGGCGGCAACGCCGGACCGGGAGCATCGACGGTGATCAACACGGCGCCGTGGATGGCCACCGTCGGCGCCGCCACCGTGGACCGGCTGTTCCCGGCGAATCTCACGCTTGGGAACGGTGCCGTGCTCGCAGGCCAGTCCCTTTACACCATGCAGGCCAAGGGAACCGCCATGATCCCGCTAGTGTCCAGCGAATCCCCTGGTGACTGGACGCCCGACACTGTCATGGGGAAAATCGTGGTGTGCATGGACGGAGCAACCGACGCGCACGGCATTCTCTTGCAGAATGCTGGTGGAGCAGGGATAGTTGGTGTGGATCCTCGCGAGTGGTCTCGAGATGGCACCACGGCCTCTCCCTTCACACTTCCGGGTATCGTGCTCAGCTACACCGCCGGCGAGAAGCTCAGGGCGTACATGGCCACGGAGCCCAACCCGGTGGGGTCCTTCAGCTTTGGCTGTGAGACGGCCATTAGCAAGAACAGGGCGCCGGTGGTCGCCGGCTTCTCGTCGCGAGGCCCCAGCAAGGTCGTGCCCGAGCTCCTCAAGCCCGACGTCGTCGCGCCGGGAGTGAGCATTCTGGCGGCCTGGTCGGGCGACGCATCTGTGTCGGGAGCCGACGTTGTCGACGGGAGGAGAACCaactacaacatcatctctgGGACGTCCATGGCGTGCCCGCACGTCGCCGGCATCGCGGCGCTGATCAAGAAGAAGTACCCCAGCTGGACGCCGGCGATGATAAGGTCGGCGCTGATGACGACCGCCTGGACGATCGACAACCGCGGCCGGCGCATCCGCGACAACGGGGCCACCGCTGGCCTCGACGACGGCGTCAGGGTCGCGACGCCGCTGGTGGCCGGGTCCGGGTACGTCCACCCGGATCTCGCGCTGGACCCGGGCCTCGTCTACGACGCCGGCCAGCGCGACTACGTCGACTTCCTGTGCGCCCTCAACTACACCGCGGAGCAGCTGCGCCTGTTCGTGCCGGACTTCGTCAGGTGCACAAggacgctcgccggcggccccgccGGCCTCAACTACCCGTCCTTCGTCGTGGTCTTCGACAACCGCACCGCCATCCGCACGCTGACGCGGACGCTGACCAAGGTGTCCGAGGAGGCCGAGACGTACAACGTCTTCGTCAAGGCGCCCAAGCACGTGAAGGTGACCGTCACGCCGACGACCCTGGTGTTCAAGGAGCCCAACGAGAGGAAGAGCTACACGGTGGACTTCAGAAATGAAGCCCGTGGAAACCGGAAGACAGAGTGGGATTTCGGACATATCAGCTGGGAGAACGAGAACCATCGTGTCAGGAGCCCAGTGGCCTGCCATTGGCAGAACTGA